From Kamptonema formosum PCC 6407, a single genomic window includes:
- a CDS encoding polysaccharide deacetylase family protein, with protein MRNFLVYKFPRYFKPIFPLKTISKKRLFSLLFAFLISLLITKVLEATFVVKIPVFGFHDIVDIQNKPGAFPLPTELKSDYYQQDLEAFLDNLVRDNYWFLSTQELYDYYLSKPSQVLPPEHCHQKKVMITFDDGYKSVYTNLLPILERLENKYGQKIKVVLFVNPGFIGRRGKTLDKANCKELREGFEKGFYDLQSHGLNHENLTRISAKAVERELEQAQIKLRKCTQDLDPNRTVGSHLAYPYGAVNKQVDKYVSKYYLSGYLYNSLSLKLGFWGTNPYRIPRLTANKKHSVERLTTMAAGGWLRSLIRSKFKAID; from the coding sequence ATGAGAAATTTTTTGGTTTATAAATTTCCTCGTTATTTTAAGCCTATCTTTCCTCTTAAAACTATCAGCAAAAAGCGCCTGTTTAGCCTGTTGTTTGCCTTCCTTATTAGTTTGCTAATTACCAAAGTCCTCGAAGCAACGTTTGTAGTAAAAATCCCCGTCTTTGGTTTCCATGATATTGTTGATATTCAGAATAAGCCAGGAGCTTTCCCATTGCCAACCGAATTAAAAAGCGACTACTACCAGCAAGACTTAGAAGCTTTTTTAGATAATTTAGTGCGAGACAACTATTGGTTTCTATCTACTCAAGAACTCTATGATTATTACCTAAGTAAACCCAGTCAAGTGTTACCCCCTGAACACTGTCATCAAAAAAAGGTAATGATTACTTTCGATGATGGCTATAAAAGCGTCTATACAAATCTCCTCCCCATCTTAGAAAGACTTGAAAATAAATATGGACAAAAAATCAAAGTAGTTTTATTTGTCAATCCCGGATTTATCGGCCGACGCGGTAAAACTTTAGACAAAGCCAACTGTAAAGAGTTACGGGAAGGCTTTGAAAAAGGTTTTTATGACCTCCAATCTCACGGACTTAACCATGAAAATTTAACCAGGATTTCTGCGAAAGCTGTAGAGCGAGAATTAGAGCAGGCTCAAATTAAATTAAGGAAATGCACTCAAGATTTAGATCCAAATCGAACAGTTGGTTCTCACCTTGCCTACCCCTATGGCGCTGTCAATAAACAAGTTGATAAGTATGTATCAAAATATTACTTATCGGGATATTTGTACAATAGCCTAAGTTTAAAGCTCGGTTTTTGGGGAACAAATCCGTATCGCATACCCAGATTGACTGCCAACAAGAAACACTCAGTAGAAAGACTGACAACAATGGCAGCAGGAGGTTGGCTGCGAAGCTTAATTAGAAGTAAATTTAAAGCGATCGACTAG
- a CDS encoding DUF5009 domain-containing protein, giving the protein MNTKDMVNPQDMSTPAVNKRADALDALRGIAVLAMVLSGTIARKTLPAWMYHAQEPPPSHLFNPKLAGLTWVDLVFPFFLFAMGAAIPLALSRRIAKGWDTKKVILSILQRGFLLGSFAIFLQHIRPTVINPNEASSQKWWLALQGFLILFLMFVRLPKSWFSWLRTGITLSAWTLGFIFVSNITYPNGNGFSLERSDIILVVLTNMAVFGSLIWLFTRSNVWLRVGLLAFLLAMRLSSGSEGWIKLIWSSSPVPWIFQFDYLKYLFIVIPGTIVGDLLCRWIEYSSPEDEGQARWNSWRYFIIMILMFVLNLILLIGLQARWLWQTTLLTFVLCLLGWILVKNPGNTTENLLRKLYGWGFYWLALGLLLEPYQAGIKKDSATLSYFFVTTGLAIFMLIALTILVDFFKKKAWLQLFIDNGVNPMIGYAGFANLIWPVLVLSKWEPVIVEMSSTDPIKGFLRGFAYTLILALIVMVFSRLKLFLRT; this is encoded by the coding sequence ATGAATACTAAAGACATGGTAAATCCTCAAGATATGTCTACTCCTGCTGTTAATAAACGCGCTGATGCACTAGATGCACTCAGGGGAATTGCGGTTTTAGCAATGGTTTTATCAGGCACAATTGCTCGCAAAACATTACCTGCTTGGATGTACCACGCCCAAGAGCCACCGCCTAGTCATCTCTTCAATCCTAAACTAGCTGGATTAACATGGGTAGATCTAGTTTTTCCATTCTTTTTATTCGCAATGGGGGCCGCTATACCGCTGGCTTTATCTCGCCGCATTGCCAAAGGATGGGATACAAAAAAAGTGATTTTATCTATCCTCCAAAGAGGATTTTTATTAGGCTCGTTTGCAATATTTCTTCAACATATTCGACCAACTGTCATCAATCCTAATGAGGCAAGTTCGCAAAAATGGTGGCTAGCTTTACAGGGATTTTTAATCCTGTTTTTAATGTTTGTCCGTTTACCAAAATCTTGGTTTTCCTGGCTGCGAACAGGAATAACACTTAGTGCTTGGACTTTAGGGTTTATATTCGTATCTAATATCACTTATCCAAACGGAAATGGCTTTTCTCTGGAACGCAGCGATATTATCTTGGTTGTGTTGACAAATATGGCTGTTTTTGGTTCTCTAATTTGGTTATTTACTCGCTCAAATGTGTGGTTACGAGTGGGATTGTTAGCTTTTTTGTTGGCGATGCGATTGTCTTCTGGTTCTGAAGGTTGGATTAAATTGATTTGGTCATCATCGCCTGTACCTTGGATTTTTCAATTTGATTATTTAAAGTATTTATTTATTGTAATTCCGGGTACTATTGTGGGCGATTTACTTTGCAGATGGATAGAATATTCGTCGCCGGAAGATGAAGGTCAAGCTAGATGGAATAGCTGGCGCTACTTTATTATAATGATTTTAATGTTTGTTCTCAATTTAATTCTATTAATAGGATTGCAAGCTAGATGGCTATGGCAAACTACATTATTAACGTTTGTGCTTTGTTTATTAGGATGGATTTTAGTAAAAAATCCGGGTAATACTACGGAAAACTTACTACGTAAACTTTATGGTTGGGGATTTTACTGGTTGGCTTTAGGATTATTACTGGAGCCTTATCAAGCAGGGATTAAGAAAGATTCAGCAACCTTGAGTTACTTTTTTGTGACAACGGGGTTGGCAATTTTTATGTTGATTGCTTTGACTATTTTAGTAGATTTCTTTAAAAAGAAAGCTTGGTTACAACTATTTATCGATAATGGTGTTAATCCGATGATTGGATATGCGGGTTTTGCTAATCTTATCTGGCCAGTTCTGGTTTTAAGTAAATGGGAACCTGTGATTGTAGAGATGAGTTCTACAGACCCAATTAAGGGGTTTTTGAGGGGATTTGCTTATACTTTGATTTTGGCTTTGATTGTGATGGTTTTTAGCAGATTAAAGCTATTTTTAAGGACGTGA
- a CDS encoding IS630 family transposase (programmed frameshift) has product MQPYSIDFRQKIIEVREQENISIRKLAERFKVAKSFVQKLLKRAEQTGDISPLTQGGSPPTKLNSEQLVTLVKIIEEHNDATLQELTELLEEKTGIKVSRATMGRISNRLNYSFKKKTLYAAEKTSERVQKARVEFWDKIRDVMAEDLIFLDESGVNLAMVRLYGRALKGQRARGEKPQKRGRNISLLSALSFKEVVASSNIYGAVDGVTFEAFILTKLVPKLWKGACVVMDNAKIHLGEMVKNFIEDAGATLIYLSPYSPEFSPIENFWSKVKSILRKLKTRNYLDLIDAITDAMLQVTQKDIRNWFTHCCYCTSQL; this is encoded by the exons ATGCAACCCTATTCAATAGATTTTAGGCAAAAAATAATAGAAGTCAGAGAACAAGAAAACATCTCAATAAGAAAACTAGCAGAACGTTTTAAAGTAGCCAAGAGCTTTGTTCAAAAACTACTAAAAAGAGCTGAACAAACCGGAGATATTAGTCCTCTTACTCAAGGGGGAAGTCCACCCACAAAATTAAATAGTGAACAATTAGTGACTTTAGTAAAAATCATTGAAGAGCATAATGATGCAACTTTACAAGAATTAACTGAACTGCTTGAGGAAAAAACTGGAATAAAGGTAAGTAGAGCGACCATGGGAAGAATCAGCAATCGACTCAATTATAGTTTCA AAAAAAAAACGCTCTATGCGGCTGAGAAAACCAGCGAGCGAGTGCAAAAAGCCAGAGTTGAATTTTGGGATAAAATCAGGGATGTAATGGCTGAAGACCTGATTTTTCTGGATGAATCAGGAGTTAATCTAGCAATGGTACGACTATATGGAAGAGCATTAAAAGGTCAAAGAGCGAGGGGAGAAAAACCACAAAAAAGGGGGAGAAATATTTCTTTGCTATCGGCTTTATCTTTCAAAGAAGTAGTGGCTTCAAGTAATATTTATGGTGCAGTAGATGGAGTAACATTTGAAGCCTTTATCCTGACAAAGTTGGTACCTAAACTTTGGAAAGGTGCTTGTGTAGTTATGGATAATGCTAAAATTCATTTAGGAGAAATGGTGAAAAATTTTATCGAAGATGCTGGAGCAACCTTAATTTATTTATCTCCTTATTCTCCTGAATTTTCCCCAATTGAAAATTTTTGGTCAAAAGTGAAATCGATATTAAGAAAACTCAAAACTAGAAATTATTTAGACTTAATTGATGCAATTACAGATGCCATGTTACAAGTTACTCAAAAAGATATTCGTAATTGGTTTACTCATTGTTGTTATTGTACCTCACAACTCTGA
- a CDS encoding addiction module protein — protein sequence MTIENLEAELMALPRDAQAILLSRLLKHLGQSSEIDPEVASSWSEEVERRDREMDSGEVTGIPVEQVFDKRGKELYENVIRAQVETPENIGKIISINVETGEYEIGEDLVVTSGKLQAKQANAIIWAERIGFDAVYAVGGTLVRTAE from the coding sequence ATGACAATTGAAAATCTGGAAGCTGAATTGATGGCATTGCCAAGAGATGCTCAAGCAATATTGCTCTCGCGGCTCCTAAAACACTTGGGACAAAGTAGTGAAATCGATCCAGAAGTTGCATCTAGCTGGAGTGAGGAAGTTGAAAGACGCGATCGCGAAATGGATAGCGGCGAAGTTACTGGCATTCCGGTCGAACAAGTGTTTGATAAACGGGGTAAAGAACTTTATGAAAATGTTATCCGCGCTCAAGTAGAAACACCGGAGAATATTGGCAAGATTATTTCAATTAATGTGGAGACGGGTGAATATGAAATTGGTGAAGACTTGGTAGTAACGAGTGGCAAATTACAGGCTAAACAGGCTAATGCAATAATTTGGGCGGAACGGATTGGTTTTGATGCGGTTTACGCTGTTGGTGGTACATTGGTCAGAACGGCAGAATGA
- a CDS encoding clan AA aspartic protease: MIQGNVVGRQARISLTLRLPENSNIEIECVVDTGFEGFLTLPSTAIAKLALPYLGQINAKLADNSNVATNVYLATILWNGVEKDVAVLGMGRRPLIGTALLEDYHLSIDFCDGGTVLVDDILRS, encoded by the coding sequence ATGATACAAGGAAATGTAGTTGGGCGACAAGCTAGAATTAGTTTAACTTTGCGTCTGCCAGAAAATTCAAATATAGAAATTGAGTGTGTTGTTGATACAGGTTTTGAAGGTTTCTTGACTTTGCCATCGACTGCGATTGCTAAACTTGCGTTGCCTTATCTTGGACAAATTAATGCAAAGTTAGCTGATAATTCTAATGTGGCAACTAATGTTTATTTGGCAACTATTTTGTGGAATGGTGTAGAAAAAGATGTTGCAGTGCTAGGAATGGGTCGTCGTCCGCTCATCGGGACTGCGCTACTTGAAGATTATCATCTCAGTATAGACTTCTGTGATGGTGGTACGGTTCTTGTGGATGATATTTTGCGATCGTGA
- a CDS encoding DUF433 domain-containing protein has protein sequence MTTISNEQTAIIRTERGLTIAGTRITIYDIMDYVTAQYPPKFIRGLFDLTEAQINAALAYIEANRADVEAEYQQVLREAEELRLYYEEKNRDLIARIAAQPPKPGQEAIRAKLQAAKAKFKSQP, from the coding sequence ATGACAACCATCTCTAACGAACAAACAGCTATCATCCGCACAGAAAGAGGACTGACAATCGCGGGTACGCGCATCACTATCTACGACATCATGGACTATGTGACGGCTCAATATCCGCCGAAGTTTATTAGGGGATTATTTGATCTGACAGAGGCACAAATTAACGCGGCTTTAGCTTATATTGAGGCCAATCGTGCTGATGTTGAAGCTGAGTATCAACAGGTGCTTAGAGAAGCGGAGGAACTGCGGCTGTATTATGAAGAAAAAAATCGCGATTTGATTGCGAGAATTGCGGCGCAACCACCCAAACCTGGTCAAGAAGCTATTCGAGCAAAACTTCAAGCAGCAAAAGCCAAATTTAAGTCTCAGCCATGA
- a CDS encoding radical SAM protein, translating into MSVFTNLEKLTAQHIEIFKRYPPYMIEVSIYGHDEDSYEKVTGRRSFKQVLENIEILRECGFNLLCKTPITTLTHSSIDWIYNWCKSNNLEYFVCPNISNGLDGEEAQSHSLTTLTLLHGIKSRLTPI; encoded by the coding sequence GTGTCTGTTTTCACTAACTTAGAAAAGTTAACAGCCCAGCATATCGAAATATTTAAGCGTTATCCACCTTATATGATTGAGGTTAGCATTTACGGTCACGATGAAGATAGTTACGAAAAAGTAACTGGACGGCGATCTTTTAAACAGGTACTCGAAAACATAGAGATTCTTCGCGAGTGTGGCTTTAATCTTCTTTGTAAAACACCGATCACTACTCTGACACATAGTTCTATTGATTGGATATATAACTGGTGTAAAAGTAATAATTTGGAATATTTTGTATGTCCAAATATTAGCAATGGTCTTGACGGTGAAGAAGCGCAATCGCACTCTTTAACAACCTTAACCCTACTTCATGGGATAAAAAGCCGACTTACACCCATATAA
- a CDS encoding Uma2 family endonuclease, producing MVIAISKAELNKGRALLSNVTWETLEKLDVDLAETGARLTYLDGCLQIMAPLSEEHEEPKKTLGQLVEIYMRMKNIRFYGRGSTTIGMKELGARKEPDESYCLGTRKSVPDLAIEVTVTSGGIDTLEIYRRVGVQEVWFWEDGVISVYCLRSTGYELVSKSELLPELDLRLIEFYSRMADQYDAVNAFMQLLR from the coding sequence ATGGTTATCGCAATTTCTAAGGCTGAATTGAATAAAGGTAGAGCTTTGCTGTCAAATGTGACGTGGGAGACTCTGGAAAAGTTGGATGTAGATTTGGCTGAAACAGGCGCACGTTTAACTTATTTGGATGGGTGTTTACAAATTATGGCTCCTTTATCTGAGGAACATGAAGAACCTAAAAAAACTTTAGGTCAGCTTGTAGAGATTTATATGCGGATGAAAAACATTCGTTTTTATGGGCGTGGTAGTACGACGATTGGGATGAAGGAATTGGGGGCGCGGAAAGAACCAGACGAGTCTTATTGTTTGGGTACGCGAAAGTCAGTTCCAGATTTGGCGATTGAGGTGACAGTGACAAGTGGTGGAATTGATACGCTGGAAATTTATCGTCGAGTGGGAGTGCAGGAGGTTTGGTTTTGGGAGGATGGTGTGATTTCGGTTTATTGTTTGCGTTCAACTGGGTATGAATTGGTGAGTAAGAGTGAATTGTTGCCGGAGCTGGATTTAAGATTAATCGAGTTTTATTCGCGGATGGCGGATCAATATGATGCGGTGAATGCTTTTATGCAATTGTTGAGGTAG
- a CDS encoding fused MFS/spermidine synthase, with protein MISDRKINWQSANLKAIQQRLAWLQTQADGILYCEPSGVHFVIVRKDKSQVRLALVEKINLNTDLVQSVFNLNNPLDLVSAYTQAMLLSLVWKPEPQKIYIAGFGGGRIPLVLHHYFPDAAIECADIEPTAPAVAEKFFGVQFNDKLQLVIQDGREYLEQKNQDIQYDIIMTDVFLGSGYMPQGLGTKEFYQLCEQHLSRDGVIAVNLLQRDEFYAEKVKTIQSVFAQIYICLWNQVNSIIIATNSSAIDKNEIMARVNYLQDYHQFSFSLVDRAVEIEAGKELSEIVPNLDKAQVLRDESPPAGYFNSWLY; from the coding sequence ATGATATCCGATCGCAAAATAAATTGGCAATCTGCCAATTTAAAAGCAATTCAGCAGCGACTCGCTTGGCTACAAACACAAGCAGATGGAATCCTTTATTGCGAACCTTCAGGAGTTCACTTTGTGATAGTTAGAAAAGATAAATCTCAGGTGAGATTAGCTTTAGTAGAAAAGATTAATTTAAACACGGATTTAGTGCAATCGGTGTTTAACTTAAATAATCCCCTAGATTTAGTCTCCGCTTACACTCAAGCAATGCTGTTAAGTTTAGTCTGGAAACCTGAACCGCAGAAAATTTATATTGCTGGCTTTGGCGGTGGGAGGATTCCCCTAGTTTTACATCATTATTTCCCTGATGCTGCGATTGAATGTGCTGATATTGAGCCAACTGCGCCTGCGGTTGCGGAAAAGTTTTTCGGAGTACAATTTAATGATAAACTTCAATTGGTAATTCAAGATGGAAGAGAGTATCTTGAGCAAAAAAATCAAGATATTCAGTATGATATAATTATGACTGATGTATTTTTGGGCAGCGGTTATATGCCGCAGGGATTAGGAACAAAGGAATTTTATCAACTTTGCGAACAACACTTGTCAAGAGATGGAGTTATTGCAGTTAATCTGCTGCAAAGGGATGAGTTCTATGCTGAAAAAGTAAAGACTATCCAAAGTGTATTTGCACAAATATATATATGTCTTTGGAATCAAGTTAATAGTATTATTATTGCTACTAATAGCAGTGCGATTGATAAAAATGAAATTATGGCAAGAGTCAACTATCTACAAGATTATCATCAGTTTTCCTTTTCTTTAGTAGATAGAGCTGTTGAGATCGAAGCAGGTAAAGAATTGTCGGAAATTGTCCCTAATTTAGACAAAGCTCAAGTTTTAAGGGATGAGTCGCCGCCTGCGGGTTATTTTAACTCCTGGTTATACTAA
- the ccmS gene encoding beta-carboxysome assembly chaperone CcmS produces MLLFGVPQQDRDENNWRRKLDKFIKANQQEIAALAWGLLLERGKESDQTLGIDIEPTPHFVYCSREAIETLNRNVKDHIQEILGVLDAHDPEKEVVIISIGEGQVKMIQFEPELPLASCFEQVATDVDTLLERLEKRMKECI; encoded by the coding sequence ATGTTATTATTTGGTGTCCCTCAGCAGGATCGAGACGAAAACAACTGGCGACGGAAATTAGATAAATTCATTAAAGCTAATCAGCAAGAAATAGCTGCTTTAGCTTGGGGGCTATTGTTAGAACGTGGTAAAGAAAGCGATCAAACTCTGGGAATTGATATTGAACCAACACCGCATTTCGTCTATTGTAGCAGAGAAGCGATAGAAACGCTGAACCGGAATGTGAAGGATCATATTCAGGAGATTTTGGGAGTTTTAGATGCTCACGATCCTGAAAAAGAAGTGGTGATTATTAGCATTGGTGAAGGTCAAGTTAAAATGATCCAATTTGAACCGGAACTCCCACTCGCTAGTTGTTTTGAGCAAGTTGCAACGGACGTAGATACATTGCTAGAGCGCCTAGAAAAGCGAATGAAGGAGTGTATATAG